ATTTATCGCTGTGCGGTTCGATTTTGCCGGTTCTGGGGAAAGCGAAGGGGAATTCGCCCAGGATACTACTGTCAAAGGCTGGCGGGAGGACCTGAAGAATGTGATTGCCTGGGTCAATAAGGTGCCGGAATTTGAAGGGCTGCCCATCTACTTGCTGGGACGCAGTCTGGGCGGACTGGTGGTTCTAAGCCATACTCAGGATTCCATAGCCGAGCGGCTGGCTCTGGCGCCAGTAGTGCATCCTGTGGCCAATTTTCAAACGGAAATTCTGGGGCCCGGCTTGTGGCGGCAATCGCTGTCTGGCCGGCCAATCGCGAATTTCTTGGGAAAGGGTTTCAGCATTGCTTCAAATTTTGTACAGGATCTAGCGGAGAACCGTTATGAGCCTCAGCAGCACAGCTCCCCGCTGTTGATTGTTCATGGCAATCAGGATGCCATCGTACCCCTAAGCGGTTCAGAGGAACTGTTCCGGGAATACCAGGGAGAGAAAGAGTTCAAGGTCATTGAGGCCGACCATGTATTCACCGGTAAGCATGAGGAATTGACTTCACTGCTAACCGGCTGGCTGGCAACAAAAATAGGCTGATCAGGCAACTGAAGGCATGAGACAGGACGGGATCTTGTTTCTCATGCTTTCTTTATTATTACAGATGAGGAGGAAAAGGCATGTCAGTGATGATTGTGGGCGCCGACCATTTGGGGACCCTTGAAAAAAAGCTGCAGGATATGGGGATTCCCGTGGCTGCGCATGTTACCGGGCGCAACGCCAATGATCAAAGTCGGATTCGCATCCCCAAAGCCACGTCTTTAGTCGTGGTAATGACGGATTATCTCAATCACAATACAGCCAGGTATATCAAAAAGTCGGCCAAATCCCAAGGCGTACCGCTGGTATTCGCCAAACGCTCCTGGAGCGACCTGCAGCAGCAACTGGAGCTTGCTGGAATCAGCGGTTTATGATAATGTATATACAAATTAAATTGATGATGCAAGGTACTAGAAATTTGTTGAAAAACACCTATGGCCTCGAATCTGAAACCGTTCAAAAAGGTTCAGATGCTAGGCGCGACGAGGACGCGCGCGAAAGCTGTACGTTTGTGTTTGTAAGGGTACGGTGAGCGCGCGCCCGCAGGAGCAACGACGCAGGTGGGCCTTTTTCAACGGTTTCCTGAGAGTGCGTGTCGTGGCGGCGTACAGTCTTAGCCTTTTGAACATTTAGGGGAGTGGATGGGTTGTTGTCGGGAGAACGTTTTCAGGTAATTTACTATTTGCCGGGCACTCGAGCCGATGCTTACGCCAGGGCCAGAGATATCTGCCTGGAGCAAACCGTGGAATTCCCGGAAGAATTATTGCCCGCCGGCTTTATCCGGGATGAGGTCGTAGGCCGGATCGAGAACTTTTTTGCCTGCTCCGACGGCTATCAGGCTGAAATCAGTTTTGCGGCGGAAACGGCGGCGGGAGAGCTGACGCAGCTGATGAATGTCATGTTTGGCAATATCAGCATCAAACCCGGCATCCGGGTGCTGGAATTCCGGCTGCCGCCTTCTCTGTTATCTGTCTTCCGCGGCCCCGCTTTGGCCGTGAGGGATTGAGAAAGCTTCTGGATGTCTATGACAGACCCCTGTTATTTACCGCCTTGAAACCCATGGGCCTGTCAGCCTGTCAGTTGGCAGATCTGGCCTATCAGCTGGCTTTGGGCGGCATGGATATTATCAAGGATGACCACGGACTGACCAATCAGCCTTTTGCTCCGTTTGAAGACAGAGTCCGGCTTTGCGTGGCCGCCGTGGCCCGAGCCAACCGGGAAACGGGCAATCGGGCCGTCTATGTACCCAATGTCACAGCCCCGGCCGATCAGGTGCTGCCCCGGGCCAAACTGGCCAAGGAACTGGGGGCCGGCGGACTGATGCTGGCCCCGGCTCTGGCAGGGATTGACGTTCTGCGTCAACTGGCGGAGGATGATAGCCTCAGCCTGCCAATCATCAGCCATCCGGCTTTTCAGGGAAGCTATGTATTAAGCCCGGAAAGCGGCATGAGCCACTATGCCCTGTTTGGTCAGCTGACCCGTCTGGCCGGAGCGGATGCCGTGATTTATCCCAATTTCGGCGGACGATTTTCCTTCAGCCGGGAAGAATGTCAGGCAATCGTCCAGGGCGCTGCCGCGTCCATGGGGCATATCAAGCCGATTTTCCCCAGTCCCGGCGGCGGCATGAGCCTGGAACGGGTTCCCGAACTCTTGGAGGTTTACGGCCGGGATGTGATCTTTCTGATTGGCGGCGGCCTGTTCAAGCATAGTCCGGACTTGCTGGGCAACTGTCGCTATTTTAGAAGGATTGTAGAAAAATTTAATGGAACACGGGTCTATTGACAAAAACACCCGGACATGGTATCGTTTGAGTCAAGTCAATTAAACAGGGGTTTGCTGATCAGAAACACTGAAGGCGCAAGGCGGGCTTATGCCCCCGATGCTTTTAGTGTTTTTATTATTAGCTGGCAGGAGCCGGCAGGCGGATATCGGAAAGGAGCAGAAGCGAATGGAGCAATTTATCGGCAGTGACGAACGGCAGTTCAACGGGGCAAATCCGGTATTGGAGCAAATTATTATTGTAATTCGGGAAGGGTTTATCGTTCAATTTCGTAAAAATCTCCAATATCCATTACTGGAAGGAGTAAACGGCGACGGTATCTGAGCCGGCCTGGAGGGATCGGCCAAAAGGAGTTAATGACCAGATCCAGTCGGACATTTTGACAGGGGTTGGCGACAGTGGACCCGTTTTATGAGCAGGCAATACACAATTTGCCTAAACTTGCGGCAATACGGCAGTTTATTCACCGCTATCCGGAACTCAGCTGGCAGGAATACCGTACGACCCGGTTTATCCGACGTCTGTTGACCAGGCTTGGGTTAACGCTGTTGCCATGGCCTCATCCCACCGGCGTATTGGCGGAGTTACGAGGAAGGCATCCGGGACCGGTTGCAGCTCTAAGGGCCGATATTGATGCGCTGCCCATCCAGGAACGAAACAGCGTAGGCTATATTTCCCGGCGTCAGGGCATGATGCATGCCTGCGGACATGACGCGCACACGGCCTGCCTGCTGGGAGCGGCATGCTTACTTACCGGCCGGGCCGAAGAATTGACTGGCAGTGTTCGCTTTATCTTTCAGCCGGCCGAAGAAACCGGCGGCGGCGCGATGTCTGTTGTCAAAAGCGGCGTCCTGGCCGGTGTTAACGCTATCTTTGGCCTGCATAATCAGCCCGAACCGCCGGTGGGGAGCATTGGAATCAAGGATGGCGCCCTGATGGCGGCGAATATTCCTTTTTACCTGAACATTACCGGTGTCGAGGGGCATGGGGCCATGCCGCATAAAGCCAGAGATCCTATTCTGGCGGCAGCCGACATCATTCAGGCACTGCAGGCGGTGGTCAGCCGGTTTACCGACCCGGCCGAGCCGCTGGTCCTGTCTATTGGAAAAATTCATGGAGGAACGGCTCGCAATGTCATTCCGCCATGTGTTGAAATGGAAGGGACAATACGCCTGACCAATACCCAAATAGTGAATGATCTTCTAAAAACCATAAAACGGGTTGTCCACTGCACTGCCTTGGCCATGGGAACAAAGGCGGAAATTAATTTC
The nucleotide sequence above comes from Acetonema longum DSM 6540. Encoded proteins:
- a CDS encoding alpha/beta hydrolase, coding for MQQQHEWIFSRNKRLSAMIHADSFTVQKTPVVICCHGFTGDKIGANQLMKNIAKALVVAGFIAVRFDFAGSGESEGEFAQDTTVKGWREDLKNVIAWVNKVPEFEGLPIYLLGRSLGGLVVLSHTQDSIAERLALAPVVHPVANFQTEILGPGLWRQSLSGRPIANFLGKGFSIASNFVQDLAENRYEPQQHSSPLLIVHGNQDAIVPLSGSEELFREYQGEKEFKVIEADHVFTGKHEELTSLLTGWLATKIG
- a CDS encoding DUF2325 domain-containing protein; translation: MSVMIVGADHLGTLEKKLQDMGIPVAAHVTGRNANDQSRIRIPKATSLVVVMTDYLNHNTARYIKKSAKSQGVPLVFAKRSWSDLQQQLELAGISGL
- a CDS encoding RuBisCO large subunit C-terminal-like domain-containing protein, which codes for MRKLLDVYDRPLLFTALKPMGLSACQLADLAYQLALGGMDIIKDDHGLTNQPFAPFEDRVRLCVAAVARANRETGNRAVYVPNVTAPADQVLPRAKLAKELGAGGLMLAPALAGIDVLRQLAEDDSLSLPIISHPAFQGSYVLSPESGMSHYALFGQLTRLAGADAVIYPNFGGRFSFSREECQAIVQGAAASMGHIKPIFPSPGGGMSLERVPELLEVYGRDVIFLIGGGLFKHSPDLLGNCRYFRRIVEKFNGTRVY
- a CDS encoding M20 metallopeptidase family protein produces the protein MDPFYEQAIHNLPKLAAIRQFIHRYPELSWQEYRTTRFIRRLLTRLGLTLLPWPHPTGVLAELRGRHPGPVAALRADIDALPIQERNSVGYISRRQGMMHACGHDAHTACLLGAACLLTGRAEELTGSVRFIFQPAEETGGGAMSVVKSGVLAGVNAIFGLHNQPEPPVGSIGIKDGALMAANIPFYLNITGVEGHGAMPHKARDPILAAADIIQALQAVVSRFTDPAEPLVLSIGKIHGGTARNVIPPCVEMEGTIRLTNTQIVNDLLKTIKRVVHCTALAMGTKAEINFLQGFPPVVNPPELADFCRRSLGGIFGEGKILASHPTMATEDFSQYQQQVPGIFLWLGSGNRDHGIIHPWHHAQFNIDEKMLAYGAAALARLAYDHNASV